A single region of the Marinobacter salinus genome encodes:
- a CDS encoding glutathione S-transferase family protein has translation MKLIGSTTSPYVRRVRILLDEEPYEFVDLNIYGEGRDELRRNNPTLKIPVLEDDGQEIYDSRIIARYLSAKQGSDPLTWDQQNQLTMIDGANDSAVTMLLSEKSGIDTSQDLMFYNLQRERIMTTLRTLAAMVDEGQFEIWNYPAICLYCLVDWLEFRDLVDWAGIESLLSFRDSRKDQPWVAETDPRQS, from the coding sequence ATGAAACTGATCGGATCCACCACGTCACCCTATGTTCGGCGTGTTCGCATTTTGCTGGATGAAGAACCTTATGAGTTCGTTGACCTGAATATTTACGGTGAAGGCCGGGACGAACTCAGACGGAATAACCCGACACTCAAAATTCCGGTTCTGGAGGACGATGGGCAGGAGATTTACGACTCCAGAATTATCGCCCGTTACCTCAGCGCAAAACAGGGGAGCGATCCTCTAACCTGGGACCAGCAGAACCAACTGACCATGATTGACGGTGCCAATGATTCCGCTGTCACCATGCTGCTGTCGGAGAAGTCAGGGATCGACACAAGTCAGGACCTGATGTTCTACAACCTTCAGCGAGAGCGAATCATGACCACGCTGCGAACACTCGCGGCTATGGTTGATGAGGGTCAATTTGAAATCTGGAATTACCCCGCGATCTGCCTGTATTGCCTGGTGGATTGGCTCGAATTCCGTGACCTGGTGGACTGGGCCGGTATAGAGAGTTTGCTTTCGTTCCGCGACAGCCGTAAGGATCAGCCTTGGGTTGCCGAGACGGACCCTCGTCAGTCCTGA
- the crcB gene encoding fluoride efflux transporter CrcB — MWLSVLAVSAGAVVGANLRWALGLWLNSSYHAVPFGTLLANLSGGWLIGLLIGYFSHGSALAPEWRLFAITGLCGALTTFSTFSLEMFAAIQEGKWAMAITGILAHVIGSLLMTALGIYTFGLVRG, encoded by the coding sequence ATGTGGCTTTCAGTATTGGCAGTAAGCGCAGGAGCTGTTGTAGGCGCCAATCTGAGGTGGGCGTTGGGCCTCTGGCTCAACAGCAGCTATCACGCGGTTCCTTTTGGCACACTGCTGGCAAACCTTTCCGGAGGATGGCTGATTGGCCTGCTTATTGGCTATTTCAGCCACGGCAGCGCCCTGGCGCCGGAGTGGCGCCTGTTTGCCATAACCGGCCTCTGTGGTGCGTTGACTACCTTCTCCACCTTTTCGCTGGAGATGTTTGCCGCCATCCAGGAAGGTAAGTGGGCCATGGCGATCACCGGCATCCTGGCCCATGTTATAGGCTCACTGCTGATGACCGCTCTGGGGATTTACACCTTTGGACTAGTGCGCGGGTGA
- a CDS encoding acyl-CoA dehydrogenase, with protein sequence MMTFILFVVALAGLLMVMRRESGAMPAIVVMAVVGLLALIFASGWLALLLFAGAAATAVAGLPGFRQSWLTPRIFSTFKKVAPKVSETEKVALEAGTVGWDGELFTGQPDWHKLLINRNTGLNEEEQAFVDNQCTQAISMCNAWDLAVERADLPEELWDFLKKEKFFGMIIPKEYGGLDFSAKAQTAVLQKLAANEMLMVSVGVPNSLGPGELLVKYGTDEQKNHYLPRLADGREIPCFGLTGPRAGSDATSLPDTGIVCKRKIDGKEVLGLELNFEKRWITLAPIATVVGLAFRMFDPDGLLGEEKDYGITCALIPRDTKGMEIGRRHCPIGTPFLNGPIKGKDVFIPLDYIIGGQEMAGQGWRMLVECLSVGRCITLPSGAAGAAAYAVGTAGGFTRVRRQFNTPVADMEGVQEPLARIAGKTYIAQSAVNHTANMIDRGEKPAVPSAILKYHLTEFQRGVLTDAMDVHGGKTVTLGPRNYLGIGFSGAAVSITVEGANIMTRSLMIFGQGAIRCHPYVLKELAAKDNDDIKAFDEAFFGHAGLIFGNAARAFTQALGLGRADVPFDSASRRYAQAVARFSAAFGLCSDAAMTTLGSELKMRELVSARLGDMLSNLYLASMVLKNWHEGQPVEGEKEVMEYSLGLLLNRTENALDEFLQNLPNRVVAVALRAITMPLGRRWGAPHDDLSRKLARAISTDTPIRNKLLAGVWTTDGEGTVENPLARYNGLLKDYDKAEQLYRKVTKAYAKGELPMTALHPEERFEAALEAGVYTKEEADFMRQYETVVLEILTVDDFPFDEFARNKDTVIDHNPA encoded by the coding sequence ATGATGACTTTCATTTTGTTTGTAGTAGCGCTGGCTGGCCTGCTGATGGTCATGCGACGTGAGTCTGGCGCCATGCCGGCCATCGTTGTGATGGCGGTGGTTGGTCTGCTGGCCTTGATTTTTGCGTCGGGCTGGTTGGCCCTGCTTCTTTTTGCCGGTGCCGCCGCAACTGCCGTCGCCGGTCTGCCGGGATTCCGCCAGAGCTGGTTGACGCCCCGAATTTTCAGCACCTTCAAGAAAGTGGCTCCGAAAGTATCCGAGACCGAGAAGGTTGCCCTTGAAGCCGGCACCGTCGGTTGGGACGGCGAACTTTTTACCGGTCAGCCCGATTGGCATAAGCTCCTGATTAACCGCAACACGGGTTTGAACGAGGAAGAACAGGCGTTCGTCGACAACCAGTGCACCCAGGCCATTTCCATGTGCAATGCCTGGGATCTGGCTGTAGAGCGCGCTGACCTGCCTGAGGAGCTTTGGGACTTCCTGAAGAAAGAGAAGTTTTTCGGCATGATCATCCCGAAAGAGTACGGTGGTCTCGACTTTTCTGCCAAGGCCCAGACTGCGGTGCTGCAAAAGCTCGCGGCGAATGAAATGCTGATGGTTTCGGTAGGTGTCCCGAATTCCCTCGGCCCGGGCGAGTTGCTGGTCAAATACGGCACAGACGAGCAGAAGAATCATTACCTGCCACGGCTCGCCGATGGCCGGGAAATACCGTGTTTCGGTCTGACCGGCCCCCGTGCCGGATCGGACGCCACCTCGCTGCCGGACACCGGCATTGTCTGTAAGCGCAAGATCGACGGCAAGGAAGTTCTGGGTCTTGAGCTCAACTTTGAAAAGCGCTGGATCACCCTGGCTCCGATTGCCACCGTGGTCGGCCTGGCATTCCGTATGTTCGACCCTGACGGGCTGTTGGGCGAAGAGAAAGATTATGGCATCACCTGTGCCCTGATCCCCCGGGACACGAAGGGCATGGAAATCGGTCGCCGTCACTGCCCCATTGGCACCCCATTCCTGAATGGCCCGATCAAGGGCAAGGATGTGTTCATTCCGCTGGACTACATCATTGGTGGGCAGGAAATGGCAGGGCAGGGCTGGCGCATGCTGGTGGAATGCCTCTCGGTTGGGCGCTGCATTACCCTGCCTTCCGGCGCCGCCGGGGCTGCCGCCTATGCGGTCGGTACTGCCGGTGGCTTCACCCGTGTTCGTCGCCAGTTCAATACGCCGGTGGCGGATATGGAGGGTGTGCAGGAGCCTTTGGCCCGCATTGCAGGCAAGACCTACATTGCCCAGTCGGCAGTCAATCACACCGCCAATATGATCGACCGGGGTGAAAAGCCGGCCGTGCCCTCGGCCATACTCAAATACCATCTGACCGAGTTCCAGCGCGGTGTGCTCACCGACGCCATGGATGTGCATGGCGGCAAGACGGTTACCCTCGGCCCACGTAACTATCTGGGTATTGGCTTCAGCGGAGCCGCGGTGTCCATCACGGTGGAGGGTGCCAACATCATGACCCGCAGCCTGATGATCTTCGGCCAGGGTGCGATTCGCTGCCATCCCTATGTGCTGAAGGAGCTTGCGGCGAAGGATAATGACGACATCAAGGCCTTTGACGAAGCCTTCTTCGGGCACGCGGGCCTGATCTTCGGCAATGCTGCCCGCGCCTTCACTCAGGCCTTGGGCCTGGGCCGCGCCGATGTCCCCTTCGATAGCGCCAGCCGCCGGTACGCCCAGGCGGTGGCCCGCTTCAGTGCTGCCTTTGGCCTGTGTTCAGATGCCGCCATGACGACACTGGGCAGTGAGCTGAAGATGCGGGAGCTGGTGTCCGCGCGGCTCGGCGATATGCTCTCCAACCTTTACCTTGCATCGATGGTGCTGAAAAACTGGCACGAAGGGCAGCCTGTGGAGGGCGAAAAAGAGGTGATGGAGTACAGTCTTGGACTGTTGTTGAACCGCACCGAAAACGCCCTGGATGAATTCCTTCAGAACCTCCCGAACCGCGTTGTAGCCGTAGCATTGAGGGCGATCACCATGCCGCTGGGTCGTCGTTGGGGCGCGCCCCATGACGACCTGTCCCGGAAGCTGGCCCGAGCCATCTCTACTGACACGCCGATCCGCAACAAGTTGCTTGCAGGGGTGTGGACAACAGATGGCGAAGGCACGGTGGAGAACCCGTTGGCGCGCTACAATGGTCTGTTGAAAGATTACGACAAGGCCGAACAGCTTTACCGCAAGGTTACCAAGGCGTACGCCAAGGGTGAGCTGCCGATGACCGCCCTGCACCCGGAAGAGCGTTTCGAGGCGGCTCTGGAAGCGGGTGTTTACACCAAGGAAGAGGCGGACTTTATGCGGCAATATGAGACCGTGGTGCTGGAAATTCTCACGGTGGACGATTTCCCGTTTGATGAGTTTGCCCGCAACAAGGATACGGTAATCGATCACAACCCGGCCTGA
- a CDS encoding dienelactone hydrolase family protein yields MKILKTASVIAALSLSLAIAQVQAEMRTETIEYKIGDQDYTGYMAWDDEREGKRPGVLVVHEWWGHNEFARDQAEKLAAAGYTAFALDMYGSGKVADHPDTAQKFMQEATKNIDQVKARFMKAMELLQNHKTVDDSHIAAQGYCFGGAVVLNMARLGVELDGVVSYHGALGSPLTAEPGKVRARIQVYTGGADKMVPSDQVADLVKEMQDAQVDLTLVTFPGVMHSFTNPGADRFAAEYGMPVAYNEEAANRAWQGTLRFYEEIFAK; encoded by the coding sequence ATGAAGATATTGAAAACAGCTTCTGTGATAGCAGCGCTCTCTCTTTCTCTGGCAATCGCACAGGTGCAGGCAGAAATGCGAACCGAAACCATAGAGTACAAGATTGGCGACCAGGACTATACGGGCTATATGGCTTGGGATGATGAACGCGAAGGCAAGCGGCCAGGGGTTCTCGTTGTCCACGAATGGTGGGGGCATAACGAATTTGCCCGCGATCAGGCGGAAAAACTGGCAGCCGCCGGCTACACCGCCTTCGCGCTGGACATGTATGGTTCCGGCAAAGTCGCCGACCACCCCGACACAGCGCAGAAGTTCATGCAGGAAGCCACCAAAAACATTGACCAGGTAAAGGCCCGGTTCATGAAAGCCATGGAACTGCTGCAAAACCACAAAACCGTGGACGACAGTCACATCGCGGCTCAGGGCTATTGCTTCGGGGGCGCCGTTGTATTGAACATGGCCCGGTTGGGCGTAGAGCTCGATGGCGTGGTGAGTTACCACGGCGCTCTCGGGAGCCCGCTAACAGCCGAGCCTGGCAAAGTCAGGGCGCGGATCCAGGTGTACACAGGCGGTGCCGACAAAATGGTGCCATCCGATCAGGTCGCAGATCTGGTAAAAGAAATGCAGGATGCGCAGGTGGACCTGACGCTGGTTACCTTCCCGGGCGTCATGCATTCCTTCACCAACCCCGGCGCCGATCGGTTTGCGGCAGAGTACGGGATGCCTGTTGCCTACAATGAGGAGGCAGCCAACCGCGCGTGGCAGGGAACCTTGCGCTTCTATGAAGAGATCTTCGCGAAATAA
- the ald gene encoding alanine dehydrogenase codes for MKIGVPREIKNREYRVGMTPAAVHELCSHGHQVFVETNAGSAIGFSDNDYSQAGAQILESPRAVFGAAEMIVKVKEPQPAERAMLTPDHTLFTYLHLAPDKVQTDDLVTSGATCIAYETVTDRRGHLPLLAPMSEVAGRMSIQAGAHCLEKSAGGRGVLLGGVPGVSPARVTVVGGGVVGQNAVAMAIGMGAQVTVLDRDMEVLRNLDHLYGNRISTLFSTVRTLEEAIIESDLVIGSVLIPGASAPKLITRNMIRRMPEGSVIVDVAIDQGGCTETSKPTTHDDPTYIVDGVVHYCVANMPGAVARTSTLALNNVTLPFVAALANKGPVQAMREDPHLMAGLNVFGGKVTYKEVAEATGHPYTDPESLLGL; via the coding sequence ATGAAAATTGGTGTGCCCAGAGAAATCAAGAATAGGGAGTACCGGGTTGGCATGACGCCGGCCGCAGTACATGAACTGTGCAGTCACGGGCACCAGGTATTCGTGGAGACGAACGCAGGTTCTGCCATCGGTTTTTCCGACAACGACTACAGTCAGGCTGGTGCACAGATTCTGGAGAGCCCCCGGGCGGTGTTCGGTGCTGCAGAAATGATCGTTAAGGTCAAGGAACCCCAGCCGGCCGAACGGGCCATGCTAACGCCGGACCATACCCTGTTTACTTATCTTCACCTGGCACCGGACAAGGTGCAGACCGATGATTTGGTGACATCCGGGGCAACCTGCATTGCCTATGAGACGGTTACTGACCGGCGGGGTCATTTACCGTTATTGGCGCCGATGTCTGAGGTGGCGGGCCGGATGTCGATACAGGCAGGAGCCCATTGTCTCGAAAAGTCCGCGGGTGGTCGTGGTGTACTTTTGGGGGGCGTGCCTGGTGTCAGCCCTGCCCGGGTCACTGTGGTGGGCGGGGGTGTGGTCGGGCAGAATGCGGTTGCCATGGCCATCGGAATGGGCGCGCAGGTGACAGTGCTGGATCGGGATATGGAGGTATTGCGCAATCTGGACCATCTCTATGGCAACCGGATAAGTACACTGTTCTCCACGGTACGAACACTTGAAGAGGCGATCATTGAATCCGACCTGGTCATCGGCAGCGTATTGATACCCGGAGCGTCGGCGCCCAAGCTGATCACCCGGAACATGATTCGGCGAATGCCCGAGGGCAGTGTGATCGTGGATGTGGCGATTGACCAGGGTGGGTGCACTGAGACGTCAAAACCGACTACCCATGACGACCCCACGTATATCGTGGACGGTGTGGTACATTATTGCGTCGCCAATATGCCCGGTGCTGTGGCGAGAACGTCCACCCTGGCACTTAATAACGTGACGCTGCCGTTCGTTGCGGCACTTGCCAACAAGGGGCCAGTCCAGGCTATGCGGGAAGACCCTCACCTGATGGCCGGGCTGAACGTATTTGGCGGTAAAGTGACCTATAAAGAAGTGGCGGAAGCCACCGGGCACCCATACACTGATCCTGAATCCCTGCTGGGATTGTGA
- a CDS encoding lysophospholipid acyltransferase family protein, whose product MLKTFKAFWVLFWAALLTLILFLPIVIAALIGKRGDAAFQGTQVFAWVILKMCGIRLRVSGRENIRPGQRYVILSNHASYLDPPALVLALGLQYRWVIKQEVRKVPLFGLALETSRNLFIDRSRGSDALESIKRGVGQLPDGTGILLFPEGTRSWDGTLLPFKKGGFVIARDGRLPILPVTIRGSHDRLAKGHAAFTSGDIELIIHPPVETAGKSVEALMTEVRDTIASGL is encoded by the coding sequence ATGCTAAAAACCTTCAAGGCCTTCTGGGTTCTGTTCTGGGCCGCTCTGCTTACATTAATTCTGTTTCTGCCCATTGTGATTGCTGCGTTGATCGGGAAGCGGGGTGACGCTGCCTTTCAAGGAACCCAGGTCTTTGCCTGGGTCATCCTGAAAATGTGCGGAATCCGCTTGAGAGTCAGTGGTAGGGAAAATATCCGCCCGGGACAACGTTACGTCATACTCAGTAATCATGCCTCCTATCTCGACCCCCCTGCCCTGGTGCTGGCCCTGGGGCTGCAGTATCGTTGGGTGATCAAGCAGGAAGTGCGCAAGGTGCCCCTGTTTGGTCTGGCTCTCGAAACATCCCGTAACCTGTTTATTGATCGCTCCCGAGGAAGTGATGCCCTCGAGAGCATCAAGCGAGGCGTCGGTCAGCTACCGGATGGAACGGGTATCCTCTTGTTTCCAGAGGGCACACGGTCATGGGACGGCACATTACTGCCGTTTAAAAAAGGGGGGTTCGTGATTGCCAGGGATGGCCGGTTGCCGATTTTGCCCGTTACCATCCGGGGGTCTCACGATCGTTTGGCCAAGGGGCATGCAGCCTTCACCAGTGGCGATATTGAACTCATCATCCATCCGCCGGTGGAGACCGCTGGCAAATCCGTTGAAGCCCTGATGACAGAGGTGCGTGACACCATCGCTTCAGGCCTCTAG
- a CDS encoding Yip1 family protein, translating into MLLSHAFGLFTHPDEEWASIRKEHETPRRVYVTYVVILAAIGPICAYISTAYFGWTVGNERLIKLTEISALQLSLLTYLAMLVGVFALGYAINWMARTYGAREEHVPSNGIALAAYSCTPMFLAGFALLYPVPWFNAIIFLVAACYGAWLMYDGLPIVMGIEKERAVMYAGALLTVALVILVSTRVGSVIIWNLGVGPVFVSG; encoded by the coding sequence ATGCTCCTGTCACATGCTTTTGGTCTCTTCACCCATCCTGATGAAGAGTGGGCTTCCATACGTAAAGAACATGAAACTCCTCGTCGAGTCTACGTCACCTATGTGGTGATTCTTGCGGCGATAGGACCAATTTGCGCCTACATTTCGACCGCCTATTTTGGTTGGACCGTAGGCAACGAACGGCTGATCAAGCTGACGGAAATCAGTGCCTTGCAGTTGAGCTTGCTGACATACCTGGCAATGCTCGTGGGTGTGTTTGCACTTGGTTATGCGATCAACTGGATGGCAAGAACCTATGGCGCGAGGGAAGAGCACGTTCCATCCAATGGGATTGCGCTGGCAGCATACTCCTGCACACCGATGTTTCTCGCCGGCTTTGCGCTCCTCTACCCGGTGCCCTGGTTCAATGCCATTATTTTCCTTGTTGCCGCGTGCTACGGCGCCTGGTTGATGTACGACGGTCTGCCAATTGTCATGGGGATTGAGAAGGAGCGGGCGGTTATGTACGCCGGGGCACTGCTGACAGTCGCTCTGGTGATACTGGTATCCACCCGGGTAGGTTCGGTCATTATCTGGAATCTCGGTGTTGGCCCGGTCTTCGTGAGTGGCTAA
- a CDS encoding cold-shock protein: protein MSTTTGTVKFFNEAKGFGFITREGGPDVFVHYSAIQGSGFKTLAEGQQVEFTVTQGQKGPQAENVVAL from the coding sequence ATGTCTACTACTACCGGTACTGTTAAGTTCTTCAACGAAGCAAAAGGCTTCGGCTTTATCACTCGTGAAGGCGGCCCGGACGTATTCGTTCACTACAGCGCTATTCAGGGAAGCGGTTTCAAGACTCTGGCCGAAGGTCAGCAAGTCGAGTTCACCGTTACCCAGGGCCAGAAAGGTCCTCAGGCGGAAAACGTTGTTGCTCTTTAA